From Homo sapiens chromosome 6, GRCh38.p14 Primary Assembly, the proteins below share one genomic window:
- the LOC124901225 gene encoding translation initiation factor IF-2-like, whose protein sequence is MARWEEGYRHPSPPPARSSFVTPLRVPSHTSSVRDCEEWAVDSSSQPRPPTRPSLPSPEPVLRSSNWDSEPGLFLALARLQEGIRICYQRRPRRSQAGPQRPAPPLPATRSAHRRPAAELARAPPALFPGRGGASRRRGRAARRGGGRRGPAARGGRPHPFPRAAGALRGAGTRERRAVGEGARSCGERELCTRRSPEEPGAPRAAAAPAGAGARARARARVRGGERHGLRRGRRVGGRAPPAAQGSSGSEGDGEEPPNSALRPLGLSLAPPPQMRPERGPGFGASPRPHLWPGPRLFSPRGRACPPPPQTGFAALLGSVGTSPFDSPFLFYFLLGLYFAGRGRREGAFFLSPAPARARFPAPRRAWVPPLAGSGAGCTRVAVHAVGVRCFPAPAGAACAPPPARPGPGSRRPACNGRAQTLAESPSGRVWSLMPRGFSPSR, encoded by the exons ATGGCTCGCTG GGAGGAAGGATACCGCCACCCGTCACCACCCCCCGCCAGAAGCTCCTTCGTGACTCCTCTGCGCGTGCCTTCCCACACCTCCTCCGTCCGGGACTGCGAGGAGTGGGCGGTCGACTCGAGTTCGCAGCCCAGGCCTCCCACACGCCCCTCCCTGCC CTCCCCTGAGCCGGTGCTGCGCTCCTCTAATTGGGACTCCGAGCCGGGGCTATTTCTGGCGCTGGCGCGGCTCCAAGAAGGC ATCCGCATTTGCTACCAGCGGCGGCCGCGGCGGAGCCAGGCCGGTCCTCAGCGCCCAGCACCGCCGCTCCCGGCAACCCGGAGCGCGCACCGCAGGCCGGCGGCCGAGCTCGCG CGCGCGCCGCCGGCTTTATTCCCAGGCCGGGGCGGCGCGAGCCGGCGGCGGGGGAGGGCCGCGCGGCGCGGGGGCGGGCGGCGGGGCCCGGCGGCGCGGGGAGGACGCCCGCACCCCTTCCCCCGCGCCGCGGGCGCCCTGCGGGGGGCGGGGACCCGGGAAAGGCGCGCGGTGGGGGAGGGGGCGCGCAGCTGCGGCGAGCGCGAGTTGTGCACCCGGCGGAGCCCGGAGGAGCCCGGCGCACCTCGCGCGGCGGCCGCTCCCGCTGGAGCCGGAGCCCGAGCCCGAGCCCGGGCCCGGGTGAGGGGCGGGGAGAGACACGGGCTGCGGCGCGGCAGGAGAGTGGGGGGTCGGGCGCCCCCCGCAGCTCAGGGAAGTTCTGGAAGtgagggagatggggaggaaCCCCCAAATTCGGCCCTACGCCCTCTCGGCCTTTCTCTCGCGCCCCCTCCGCAGATGAGGCCGGAGCGCGGGCCTGGGTTTGGGGCTTCACCCCGACCCCACCTCTGGCCTGGCCCGCGCCTCTTCAGCCCCAGGGGCCGGGCCTGCCCTCCGCCCCCACAAACTGGTTTCGCTGCTTTGCTGGGCTCTGTTGGAACTAGTCCCTTTGACTCCccgtttctattttattttcttctggggcTTTATTTTGCGGGGAGGGGACGGAGGGAGGGGGCTTTCTTCCTCTCCCCCGCGCCCGCGCGCGCCAGGTTTCCTGCCCCAAGGCGGGCTTGGGTGCCCCCTCTGGCAGGAAGTGGGGCCGGGTGCACCCGCGTGGCGGTGCATGCGGTCGGGGTGCGCTGCTTTCCCGCGCCTGCAGGAGCGGCCTGCGCCCCTCCCCCCGCGCGCCCTGGCCCCGGGTCCCGCCGGCCGGCCTGCAACGGCCGGGCGCAGACACTTGCAGAGTCACCCTCGGGCCGGGTCTGGAGCCTGATGCCTCGGGGGTTTAGCCCTAGCCGCTAG